GAGAAAGAGTAGGTTGCTCTGAGACTAAAACTTTATTATCTAGATTCACTTTAGTGTCAGGAACCTCACCAGCAAGGGTACTGCTGGCTACTAATAGCAAAGTTGTACTAAGGAGAAGTGATTCAATCCTTAGTACAGTCCATACGTACTTAAGCATTTTAAGGGTGAGCATTAGGGCAGATGTCAAACTGATAACAAATTAGAATTTTGATAAATAAAAAATGTGCTCGCACCCCTAAGAAACTTGGTTACCGATCGCTGGTCGCTGGTCGCTGGTCACTGGTCACCGATCACTGGTCACTGGTCACTGGTCACTGGTCAATTACACAGATGCTCAATGCTTTCTTCATTGTTGGTATTTTGGGGGTAAATAGCAAGTTGTATTCTGTACAGGGCAGCATAGCAACCGTTATTTTGCATGAGTTCCTTATGGGTACCGCGCTCGACCACACGCCCGCCCTCAAGGTAGAGAATTACATCGGCGTGAGCTACCAAGTGCAAGTCATGGGTAATGATAAAAGTGGTGCGACCTTGGGCTAAATTTTCCAAAGCTGCAATTACCGCACGTTCATTTTCCTTGTCCAAACCAGTGGTTGGTTCATCCCAAATCAGGATGGGGGCATTACGGATAGCAGCACGGGCGATCGCAATCCGTTGGCGTTGTCCACCAGATAAGGTAGCGCCACGGTCACCCAGGATGGTATCATAGCCATCCGGCAACGCCATGATGAAGTCATGAGCATTGGCAAGGCGTGCAGCCGCCTCAATCTTCTTCTCTGATGCACCCAGTGAGCCATAAGCAATGTTTTCTCGTACACTGGTGGCAAATAAGACACTCTCTTGCAGCACAATGCTGATCTGCCGCCGCAAGGAATCCAGTTTGTACTCGCGGATGTCGTGTCCGTCGATCAGAATGCGACCCTCTAAGGGATCGTAGAGGCGTAAGAGTAAACTGATTAGAGTTGACTTACCACCGCCAGAAGGACCAACCAGCGCAATCTGCTGACCGGGCTGTACCTCCAAGTTAAGATTTTTGAAGACGTTCTTTTCCGGTTCATAAGCAAAGGTAACATTCTCAAAACGCACCGCGCCTCGAAAAGGGGGAGCATTGAGCGCACCCCGTGAATCGCGAATTTCGGGTACAATGTCTAGTATGTCTATGATTCGCTCGCCCGAAGCTGTCGCCTTGGTAATCTGCTCTGTGTACCTGGCAAGTTGACCAATGGGCTTAAAGGCGTTCTTGAGGTAGGTAATGAATATCAGCAAATCTCCTGGTGTAATCACATGACGCAGCACGAGTTGTACGCCCCGCCACAACACGAGTGCTGTTGCGATCGCTGCTAAGACTTCCACTACGCGCTCTTGCCTTGAATGCAGTTTTTCCACCAGAGCGTCTTCTTTGAGGTTCTTTTTGTTATGGATAGAAAAAGTCTTCTCCAGCATGTCCTCTAGAGAGAGCGCTTGTACTACTTTGATAGCACTGAAGGCTTCGGCGGCGTCAGCAGCCATTGCCCCTTCACGTCTGCGTTGCTTGCGGGCAACCTCCTTGAGGCGCTTCGTTGCGTGTAGACTGTAGAGGACAAATAGAGGAAAAACCGCGATCGCAATGAGAGCCAATTCCAAATTGAGCCAGAAAACGATGCATAACATCCCCACTAGGGTAAGGATACTGGTCAACAGTGGCACAACACCAGTGACCGTCACCCCCCGCAGCCGCTCAATATCATGTATCACCCTGGTCATTAAGTCCCCACTTCTGGCTTTGTAATGAAAGGACAGAGAGAGACGCTGAAGGTGAGTGTAAAGAATGCCACGAACTTCAGCGATAATACGGTTAGCTGCAAGTGATAGGCCCAGAGTACTAAAGTAGGCAGCGCCAGACCGCAACCCGGCGATCGCCACCATCGCCAATGCCAGGACGGTAATAAGCGACACAGGGTTCAATCCATTCAAGAATGGAATTCCCAAAGACTTGGTGTTAAAGCCAGTTGCCATTATCTGGTCAAAAAGAATTTTTAACGGCCAAGGCTCCAGTAACGCCAAGCCAGTCTTAGTCAGGAGTGCCAGCACAGAGATTGCTAGCAAGAATCCTTGTTTGCGAATTTGCGGCCAGAATCTACGTACAATCTCCCATAGACCAGGTATCGATTTCTGAAGTTTTTGAGGACTACGGCTCACTGCAACTCCTTGTTTTGTGATTTCCTACTCCGTAACTCCGACCATGGCAGTTTCCCGCTCATCAATCTGACTCTCTAAGCAATTGAGCAGATTGTTTCTCTCTTCAGCAGACAAGACTCTATCCCCTGCTTTGCTGTTTGTAGCTGCTTGTTCGGGGGACTTGGCTCCGGGGATTGCCACGGGCTGTACTGGGTGCGAGATGACAAAACCCAGGGCTGCTGTAACCATTTCCTCTCCAGGAGTCAATGTTTTTTTGAGATTTTCGACTGTAGCAATGTGGTTCTGGATTTTTAATTGTTTGCTTTCTTTCTTGTACCACTTGGCTCTGACAGAATCGGTAAAGACTGTATCGTTTGAGTATTTGCCAGACAAAAGACCTTTGGCGAGAGGCCCGCGCACCAATACAGCAATACCATGTTCCTGGCAATAGGGCAATATTTGGGACTCGGCATCGCGATTCAATAGCGAATATTCCAACTCCACCACACGACAGGTGTTATTGGCATTAAATCGTTTCAAAGCTTCAAAATTATTAGTTGATATGCCGTATACTCGGATATGACCTTGTTGTTTAAGAACTTCAAAGGCTTCCAGGTAAATGGTAGGATCTTCAATATCCCCCTCATGGCAAAGTAGTGCGTCGATCCAGTCAGTACGCAGGCGATACAAGGAAGCATGAGCGCAAAGGCGGATGTTATCTACTGAATCTTTTGGTATGTGTTGATGAGTACGATTGCCCCAATGACCGATCTTGCTGACGAGGTGGACTTTGTGACGGATACCTGTCAATGCTACCCCCAATCGCTGTTCGGACAATCCTTGGGGAATGCCGTATGACTCAGCACAGTCAAACAAATTCACGCCATTGTCGATAGCACTGCGTACAGTAGCGAAAGCAGTTGCATCGTCAATCTCGCCCCATTGATTACCGATATTCCAAGTGCCCAAACCGATAGCTGATACTTTCCATCCTGTTTGCCCGAATTCTCTATAAAGCATGATAAATTCTCCTGTTTGTTCAAAGTTCAATTGCATGAATGTCTGCTTCTGGAACAGACTGCTGACACAGGGTCGCGTACCGACCGCCAAGGCGCATCAGTTCCGCATAGGTACCCTGTTCTAAAAGTTTTCCGTTTTCGATATAAAGGATGAGATCCGCGTTTTCGACTGCTCTAGGGTTGTGGGAAATGAGAAACGTAGTTTTCCCCTGAGTCAGTCGATCTAGTGCTTCGCTAACAGCACGCTCATTTTCTTTGTCTAAGCCAGTTGTTGGCTCGTCGAGGATAACAATGGGGGCATTACGGATAGCAGCACGGGCGATCGCAATTCGCTGGCGTTGTCCACCTGAAAGGGTTGCCCCCCGCTCGCTCAGAACGGTTTTATAACCTTGGGGGAGTGCCATAATAAAGTCATGGGCATTAGCCAGACGAGCCGCCGCCTCGATCTCCTGCTTTGACGCTTCTAGAGAACCGTAGGCAATGTTATCTTTGACACTGACCGCAAAGAGAACGCTATCTTGGAGCACTATGCTAATCTGGCGGCGCAAGGACTCCAATTTATATTCCCGAAGGTCATGCCCATCAATCAAAATGCGACCTTCTAGGGGATCGTAGAGGCGCAAGAGCAGACTCACCAGGGTTGACTTGCCACTTCCAGAGGGACCAACTAGCGCCACACGTTGACCGGGCTGCACCTCAAAGTTGAGGCTTTTCAAAATGCCGCTTCCTGATTCGTAGCCAAAGGAGACATTTTCAAAACGCACTGCGCCACGAAAGGGAGGAGCATCAAGAGCACCCCGGACATCATGAATTTCGGGTACCATGTCCAGTACATCTAAAACGCGTTCCCCTGAGACTGTTGCTTTAGCAACCAGCCCTGTTTGCTTAGCAATTTGACGCATGGGGTCCAAGG
This genomic interval from Scytonema hofmannii PCC 7110 contains the following:
- a CDS encoding ABC transporter ATP-binding protein; protein product: MSRSPQKLQKSIPGLWEIVRRFWPQIRKQGFLLAISVLALLTKTGLALLEPWPLKILFDQIMATGFNTKSLGIPFLNGLNPVSLITVLALAMVAIAGLRSGAAYFSTLGLSLAANRIIAEVRGILYTHLQRLSLSFHYKARSGDLMTRVIHDIERLRGVTVTGVVPLLTSILTLVGMLCIVFWLNLELALIAIAVFPLFVLYSLHATKRLKEVARKQRRREGAMAADAAEAFSAIKVVQALSLEDMLEKTFSIHNKKNLKEDALVEKLHSRQERVVEVLAAIATALVLWRGVQLVLRHVITPGDLLIFITYLKNAFKPIGQLARYTEQITKATASGERIIDILDIVPEIRDSRGALNAPPFRGAVRFENVTFAYEPEKNVFKNLNLEVQPGQQIALVGPSGGGKSTLISLLLRLYDPLEGRILIDGHDIREYKLDSLRRQISIVLQESVLFATSVRENIAYGSLGASEKKIEAAARLANAHDFIMALPDGYDTILGDRGATLSGGQRQRIAIARAAIRNAPILIWDEPTTGLDKENERAVIAALENLAQGRTTFIITHDLHLVAHADVILYLEGGRVVERGTHKELMQNNGCYAALYRIQLAIYPQNTNNEESIEHLCN
- a CDS encoding aldo/keto reductase, producing the protein MQLNFEQTGEFIMLYREFGQTGWKVSAIGLGTWNIGNQWGEIDDATAFATVRSAIDNGVNLFDCAESYGIPQGLSEQRLGVALTGIRHKVHLVSKIGHWGNRTHQHIPKDSVDNIRLCAHASLYRLRTDWIDALLCHEGDIEDPTIYLEAFEVLKQQGHIRVYGISTNNFEALKRFNANNTCRVVELEYSLLNRDAESQILPYCQEHGIAVLVRGPLAKGLLSGKYSNDTVFTDSVRAKWYKKESKQLKIQNHIATVENLKKTLTPGEEMVTAALGFVISHPVQPVAIPGAKSPEQAATNSKAGDRVLSAEERNNLLNCLESQIDERETAMVGVTE